One Megalops cyprinoides isolate fMegCyp1 chromosome 17, fMegCyp1.pri, whole genome shotgun sequence DNA window includes the following coding sequences:
- the col10a1b gene encoding collagen alpha-1(X) chain, which yields MDLRVTSVLLVLLALAEGHGERYFVKKVTKQPYPVKGHVAPSKGEQGPPGEPGHPGPPGPPGAPGKSGYGAPGPQGPPGPPGPAGYSAAGKPGTPGAPGKSGPMGIPGPKGETGATGAQGPRGMPGPAGSPGPAGLAATGKPGPHGLPGQMGPRGEPGLKGHPGVPGIPGLKGERGHGIPGTPGERGAMGPMGPAGQPGMPGMGKPGPAGLPGLPGKSGTPGRDGAPGPIGIPGLKGPPGAPGVGAIGKPGSDGAPGIPGPGGPKGPPGAAGVPGAPGLPGVGKPGVPGMPGERGAPGTSGTTGQKGEPGPMGHTGHTGAVGPVGPAGPQGERGFQGVPGIPGPKGEMGAMGPHGPRGLKGDQGAQGFQGKPGSPGAVGSAGPMGHTGPVGSKGEVGSPGAPGIPGGQGPAGAKGIPGRQGDQGERGEVGAPGARGPMGPAGPAGAPGLKGHPGLPGPPGLPGPVAKGLSGPHGPPGIPGARGHDGLPGPVGPPGPPGPPGEIVYQKGYEHLKTHEMVMPAAHIKTHMSAFTAVLTRAYPAAGAPIQFDQIVYNAEQHYDPSTGVFTCQIPGLYYFAFHMHVNGANALVALYKNSEPVVFTYDEYNKGFLDQMSGSAVLMLHEHDTVYIQVPDEEANGIFAADNVHCIFAGFLIAST from the exons ATGGACCTACGTGTAACAAGCGTCCTCCTTGTCCTTTTGGCCTTGGCCGAGGGGCACGGGGAGAGATATTTCGTGAAGAAGGTCACCAAGCAGCCTTATCCTGTTAAGGGCCATG TGGCGCCATCAAAAGGTGAGCAAGGTCCTCCAGGTGAACCAGGACACCCTGGACCCCCTGGCCCCCCTGGGGCCCCAGGAAAGAGTGGCTATGGAGCGCCAGGTCCACAAGGCCCACCAGGACCACCTGGGCCAGCTGGTTACTCTGCAGCTGGAAAGCCAGGTACTCCAGGTGCCCCAGGAAAATCTGGTCCCATGGGCATACCAGGTCCAAAAGGAGAGACGGGCGCAACTGGAGCTCAGGGACCAAGGGGGATGCCCGGCCCTGCTGGGAGCCCAGGACCTGCTGGCCTTGCGGCTACCGGAAAACCAGGGCCACACGGTTTGCCCGGACAAATGGGGCCTAGAGGAGAGCCAGGCCTGAAGGGACATCCCGGTGTGCCCGGTATTCCAGGGCTcaagggggagaggggacacGGTATTCCCGGAACACCAGGTGAGAGGGGCGCCATGGGTCCGATGGGCCCTGCTGGGCAGCCTGGCATGCCTGGAATGGGAAAACCCGGGCCAGCTGGACTCCCTGGGTTGCCTGGGAAGTCAGGTACACCAGGTCGCGACGGGGCTCCTGGACCCATCGGAATACCTGGGCTAAAGGGTCCTCCCGGGGCTCCAGGGGTCGGAGCAATCGGGAAACCAGGTTCTGACGGTGCTCCAGGCATACCTGGCCCCGGCGGGCCAAAAGGCCCCCCGGGAGCAGCTGGAGTACCAGGAGCTCCTGGTCTGCCAGGTGTTGGAAAACCAGGTGTACCTGGAAtgccaggggagagaggagctccAGGCACCTCAGGCACTACTGGTCAGAAAGGAGAACCAGGGCCAATGGGTCACACTGGGCATACCGGTGCTGTTGGGCCTGTGGGCCCGGCTGGCCCTCAGGGTGAGAGAGGGTTTCAGGGAGTGCCAGGAATACCTGGACCTAAAGGCGAAATGGGTGCAATGGGACCACATGGACCTAGAGGACTTAAAGGTGATCAGGGAGCACAAGGGTTTCAGGGAAAACCAGGTAGTCCAGGGGCAGTAGGCTCAGCTGGTCCAATGGGACATACTGGACCTGTGGGTAGTAAAGGTGAGGTAGGCAGCCCAGGGGCACCTGGAATCCCAGGTGGACAAGGGCCAGCAGGGGCTAAGGGCATTCCAGGGCGTCAAGGAGACCAAGGGGAAAGGGGAGAAGTTGGGGCTCCTGGAGCAAGAGGACCAATGGGGCCTGCTGGTCCTGCAGGTGCACCAGGTCTAAAAGGTCACCCTGGTCTTCCTGGGCCTCCTGGCCTTCCAGGACCGGTGGCTAAAGGACTTTCTGGTCCTCATGGTCCCCCTGGAATTCCTGGGGCCAGAGGACACGATGGTCTTCCAGGGCCAGTTGGGCCCCCTGGCCCACCCGGTCCACCCGGGGAGATTGTTTACCAGAAAGGGTATGAGCACCTGAAAACACACGAGATGGTCATGCCTGCCGCCCATATCAAGACCCACATGTCCGCCTTCACCGCCGTGCTGACTAGAGCTTACCCAGCGGCAGGAGCGCCCATCCAATTTGACCAAATCGTATACAATGCAGAGCAGCACTATGACCCCTCCACCGGAGTCTTCACATGCCAAATCCCGGGACTCTACTATTTCGCCTTCCACATGCATGTCAACGGGGCCAATGCCTTGGTGGCGCTCTACAAAAACAGCGAACCCGTCGTGTTCACCTATGATGAGTACAACAAGGGTTTCCTGGACCAGATGTCAGGAAGTGCTGTCCTTATGCTGCATGAGCATGACACAGTCTATATTCAGGTTCCGGATGAGGAGGCCAATGGCATCTTCGCTGCCGATAACGTCCACTGCATCTTCGCCGGCTTCTTGATCGCCTCGACGTGA